The Streptomyces sp. V4I8 genome includes the window CACCGGTTCATACCTGCCCAAAAGGAAGGTAACCAATGCTCAGATAGCAGCTAGGATTGGCATCGCCGAGCAGTTGATCGAAGACAAGACGCTGATCCGGACACGTCGGTTTGCTGAGGATCACGAGGCAGCTTCCGACCTGGCTGTCCGTGCCGCCAGGGCTGCATTAGCTCAAGCCAGGCTGACCACTGATCGCGTTACATTCCTGATCGTGTCAACCAGCACAGGGGACTTCGCAGTACCTCCCACCTCCTACTTGGTGCAGGATGCTCTAGGAGCTTCGAAGGCTAGCTGTTTCGACGTGAATGCAGCCTGCGCCGGCTTCGTCTACGGCCTGGGAATCGCTCGAAGCCTGGTCACCACGTCACCAGGGTCATACGCCCTGGTAATTGCCTCAGATGTCTACTCACGGTTCACCAATCCACAAGACAGGACAACGGCAGTGGTGCTCGCCGACGGCGCCGGCGCCGCAGTGCTCGGCCCAACGGCAGGACCAGGTATCCACGATGTGGAGTTACGCAGCAGCGGCGAAGCCCACGCCTTTATCAGGATTCCTGCAGGCGGAAGTCGGAAGCCCGCATCGACCGACACTCTTGCAAGCGACGAGCACACGCTCAGGATGCAAGGGCGCCCCGTTACGGACTTCGTACTGGCCACCGTGCCGGTTCTGCTGCAGCAGCTCGTGAAGCGCAACGGATACACCATGGATGACATCAAACACTTCATTCCCCATCAAGCCAACGGCGTAATGGTCCGGCGGCTTGCGGAAGAAACCCAACTCACGCAAGCAAAAACTCACTTGACGGTGCAAACCTACGGAAACTCCGGCAGTGCATCAGTGCCCGTCACCTTGGACCACGCCGCATCGACCGGCGCGCTCGAACACGGCGACCTGATTCTGCTCACCGCGTTCGGTTCCGGCATGGCCAGCGGAGCCTGCCTACTGA containing:
- a CDS encoding 3-oxoacyl-ACP synthase III family protein, producing the protein MTASNIGIIGTGSYLPKRKVTNAQIAARIGIAEQLIEDKTLIRTRRFAEDHEAASDLAVRAARAALAQARLTTDRVTFLIVSTSTGDFAVPPTSYLVQDALGASKASCFDVNAACAGFVYGLGIARSLVTTSPGSYALVIASDVYSRFTNPQDRTTAVVLADGAGAAVLGPTAGPGIHDVELRSSGEAHAFIRIPAGGSRKPASTDTLASDEHTLRMQGRPVTDFVLATVPVLLQQLVKRNGYTMDDIKHFIPHQANGVMVRRLAEETQLTQAKTHLTVQTYGNSGSASVPVTLDHAASTGALEHGDLILLTAFGSGMASGACLLTWEGKTH